TTTACCTCCTATTTTTAcaatattctaaaatttatattacatttcaatatcttagaatattttacattattctAGAATTTACGTTATACTGTAATATATCtcctataaaatatttatatcaaataaaattgtgCTAATTTTGACTCTAAAACCcgtaagagagaaaaatatcaCCATAATAATGTTTCTTCTAGTCTTATTCTAAGAGGCACATTCTGCCTCATTTCAACACAAACTTTTAGAACTGTCTGCTCCACAACACAAATATTTTGTACAATTATaaaacaacacaataaaaataatacacatcttgaataaaaactttattatatactttttacaATGTTATACTTCTTTAATAGTATATATCATGTATAGATCATACGTTTGGTTGGACGAAATAGAGTCCTCCAATAGAAGGTTGAATATATGATGTCTGACCATAACGAAAATTGcagaaatatatacaaaaacaaGGGTGGACAAACAAGTACTGCAATATAATCCGGTATAACCCTCGAACCATAGTTGTACGTTATAAAGAAAGCACTGGCAAATGCTACCATCATACATGCTATGGAGATGAATAGAGTTATGAGTCCAGATATCAACTTCAAGGGTAGTGACTTGTAAAAGTCATACTCAGCATAACGAGACATGAGAATAGACAAGAATATTAATATTGCAGTTGAAGATGAGATGAAAGCAGCTCCATCGGATATTGCAAATACCAAAAATGATGTTTGGTTCAAATAATTTGGTTTTTTTGTTCCATCATCAATACCACCTGGTATGTTAATCGCAGCAGAGAATACTGCTGTAGCAATAACAGTTGAGATGAGCATGCAAAACTCAGCAGTACGTTTCATCCACTCTTCTCCTTTCTTCCGCAATCCTTCATGCTCTTTTGTGAATAAATCCTGAGCAGTTAGGCCATCagaatttttcattattatgaGATGCGGAGGCATTATCTTCTTCACCTCCTGTCACATATACGTTGAAGAATAAGTatagaagatgatgatgaattGAATTCAAatgataaatgaattttataacaCAGGACTGAAATGTGTTGGTGTTGGAGTGAAATACGTACAGAGAATAGTTCCATTTGAAAAAAGTAATGCATGCAAAGCTAATGTAATATAAGATTGGTTACCTCAAACCATATTATCTCAAGGCACATTTGAAGTGCTGCTCCAGAAACTAATTCAAGTTGACGTGGGGGAGCTAACTTTGCAGCCAAATGCAAtaaagtgttattttttattactgttGGTTCAGAATGTGTAGGATTGCTTAGATTGACCATGTATGTTACTATGAGATCCTTTTGGGACTCTATCTCGTGTATTAGATTGAAGATGTTAGCATGGCGATGTGAAACTGCCGTGTGAATTATACTGTGATTTTCGTTGTCGACTTCCCATATCAAACTAGGGTAAGCACTAATAAGCTCTGATAAGAATCCAAAGTTACCCACTTCGGCTGCATCAAATATTGCCTGGTAAGGTTCACTTATGATTCGAATTACTTCCGAGATCTTTTTGTTGAGAAGAATATTTTCCCAGAGATATTTAACCAATTGGAAAGTCACTTGTTTTTCCATTCCTGCAACATAAAAAATCTGTTACTAAACGAAACATGTAAAAATCCAAAGCCACATATTGGTGAATGTAAGAATTTACCGGGATTGATCTTGATGGGATGTGCAATATCAGGACAATGAGAACAAGAATGTAAGGGGGCTTGATTGAAAGCCAAGATATGCAAAGCTGTGTCATTATTCTGATCACGTGCCCAAGCTAGGTCTGGCCAGTGTTCTGCCACTTGTAAGGcaaaccctagaaaatatttgaataagtATTTAATCACTATGTCCTGAAACatattcttaaaatatcttagtaaaattgattaaaaattatggAGCTATTTGtaagattaattaaattaaaagtaataatatcttcctaatttcataaattttaacaGACTTTAATAGTGAATGTATACTGTGTTATTGTACGCTGAAATAATTAATCTTGAAAATTATTTCCTAACTATCTATTACTTAGCACACTGCTTATGTTAGTCttcaattttaaagaattaataaaGAACATCAACAGTATACTgacttaaatataaataatgctTACTATGGTTGCCGGTTTTTATGCTAGAGAAAAACAACGATTTCCTATCAGGTTCTTCGAATTCTTCTCTGTTGATTTTGCGATACAGAAACCATGTCATTTCACATTTTCCTTGCATGACAGCAAATTGGATAGGGAGGTATCCACCTCCACCTCTGATTTTTGGCAAGTATTCATTTCTATCTAGCAATAAATTAGCAATACTCATGTTTCCAGATGATGCAGCAAAGCAGAACGCAGTGTTGCCCTTGCTATCTTGCAATAAAACGTGCTTATCTAGGAGCATGTCTAGTAGCTCTTCCACAAAGTGAGAATGGTTTGCACCTGCAGCGACATGGAGCAGTGTACTCCAACCTTTTGTTATTGCAGCATGTTTCAGTATCTCATTGTTTTCTAAGATCCGTTTAGCTGCTGCCCAATCACCTTTCATACCATATTTGTAAAGGGGCACGCAAAATTTAAAAAGTGGGTGCATTCTTTGCTCTGAAACAAAGATAATATGCAATTGCCTTCCTTATATGTATGTGTtacgaataaaaaaaaatcacagactaaaaaaataatgtataaaatattttagtttgtcacattaacataaaaaatagttGGATGAAGTATTTTTTAGTTCctcaacatatatattaaattaaaatttattcttatttcaaactttgatatattatattctctaaattttaaaaataaatggatgTAGTCTTCTAAATCCAACTTCATTAGATTTTTTTGAAATGTttgttaatgtattttttttgtctttattattctttattagattattttctACCTTTTATAGATTGTTAGGATTTATCAACAATTACtttctgtaaataagaaatctCCTATCATCCCTTCATTTATTGAATATCTCTTGTGATCtccaatattaatttaaaaaatattttatactccCCTGTCTAAGAAAACAGGATTTCATAATACAAGTAAGTAATTCTAAGCAAAGAAACCTCTCAtattctttctctttccttGATATTTTGACATGGTATCAAAGTTTGGTTTCTAAGGAGTGATCTTTTCTTGGGTTCTAATATTGTTTCTTATGAGTATCTTGGGGTTGGACTAAACATCTCTGAATCATGGTCTTGTCTTGTGTTCTAGTATTTTTTCTTGTGGGTATATTGGGGTTGGAGAGTAAACATTTCTTTTGGATGATCAAGATGTTTTGTTGtggttttctttttgtcttgatCTTAAAAGTTTTGTGAGTTCGTTGTGTCGTCTTCATATGCAACACACATGTTCGTGAGGTTGGTGCTATCAACCTGACTGGCCAAGCTTTTATATAGCATGTTGAGCTCCTACTAGATAGGTCGAGCTCTTATTCG
This Vigna angularis cultivar LongXiaoDou No.4 chromosome 4, ASM1680809v1, whole genome shotgun sequence DNA region includes the following protein-coding sequences:
- the LOC108321055 gene encoding uncharacterized protein LOC108321055 isoform X2, producing MADSSTPPSQSNHTIISNADPANAPLLDIVQEEENGDWAAAKRILENNEILKHAAITKGWSTLLHVAAGANHSHFVEELLDMLLDKHVLLQDSKGNTAFCFAASSGNMSIANLLLDRNEYLPKIRGGGGYLPIQFAVMQGKCEMTWFLYRKINREEFEEPDRKSLFFSSIKTGNHRFALQVAEHWPDLAWARDQNNDTALHILAFNQAPLHSCSHCPDIAHPIKINPGMEKQVTFQLVKYLWENILLNKKISEVIRIISEPYQAIFDAAEVGNFGFLSELISAYPSLIWEVDNENHSIIHTAVSHRHANIFNLIHEIESQKDLIVTYMVNLSNPTHSEPTVIKNNTLLHLAAKLAPPRQLELVSGAALQMCLEIIWFEEVKKIMPPHLIIMKNSDGLTAQDLFTKEHEGLRKKGEEWMKRTAEFCMLISTVIATAVFSAAINIPGGIDDGTKKPNYLNQTSFLVFAISDGAAFISSSTAILIFLSILMSRYAEYDFYKSLPLKLISGLITLFISIACMMVAFASAFFITYNYGSRVIPDYIAVLVCPPLFLYIFLQFSLWSDIIYSTFYWRTLFRPTKRMIYT
- the LOC108321055 gene encoding uncharacterized protein LOC108321055 isoform X3: MADSSTPPSQSNHTIISNADPANAPLLDIVQEEENGANHSHFVEELLDMLLDKHVLLQDSKGNTAFCFAASSGNMSIANLLLDRNEYLPKIRGGGGYLPIQFAVMQGKCEMTWFLYRKINREEFEEPDRKSLFFSSIKTGNHRFALQVAEHWPDLAWARDQNNDTALHILAFNQAPLHSCSHCPDIAHPIKINPGMEKQVTFQLVKYLWENILLNKKISEVIRIISEPYQAIFDAAEVGNFGFLSELISAYPSLIWEVDNENHSIIHTAVSHRHANIFNLIHEIESQKDLIVTYMVNLSNPTHSEPTVIKNNTLLHLAAKLAPPRQLELVSGAALQMCLEIIWFEEVKKIMPPHLIIMKNSDGLTAQDLFTKEHEGLRKKGEEWMKRTAEFCMLISTVIATAVFSAAINIPGGIDDGTKKPNYLNQTSFLVFAISDGAAFISSSTAILIFLSILMSRYAEYDFYKSLPLKLISGLITLFISIACMMVAFASAFFITYNYGSRVIPDYIAVLVCPPLFLYIFLQFSLWSDIIYSTFYWRTLFRPTKRMIYT
- the LOC108321055 gene encoding uncharacterized protein LOC108321055 isoform X1, with protein sequence MADSSTPPSQSNHTIISNADPANAPLLDIVQEEENEQRMHPLFKFCVPLYKYGMKGDWAAAKRILENNEILKHAAITKGWSTLLHVAAGANHSHFVEELLDMLLDKHVLLQDSKGNTAFCFAASSGNMSIANLLLDRNEYLPKIRGGGGYLPIQFAVMQGKCEMTWFLYRKINREEFEEPDRKSLFFSSIKTGNHRFALQVAEHWPDLAWARDQNNDTALHILAFNQAPLHSCSHCPDIAHPIKINPGMEKQVTFQLVKYLWENILLNKKISEVIRIISEPYQAIFDAAEVGNFGFLSELISAYPSLIWEVDNENHSIIHTAVSHRHANIFNLIHEIESQKDLIVTYMVNLSNPTHSEPTVIKNNTLLHLAAKLAPPRQLELVSGAALQMCLEIIWFEEVKKIMPPHLIIMKNSDGLTAQDLFTKEHEGLRKKGEEWMKRTAEFCMLISTVIATAVFSAAINIPGGIDDGTKKPNYLNQTSFLVFAISDGAAFISSSTAILIFLSILMSRYAEYDFYKSLPLKLISGLITLFISIACMMVAFASAFFITYNYGSRVIPDYIAVLVCPPLFLYIFLQFSLWSDIIYSTFYWRTLFRPTKRMIYT